The nucleotide window AGAGAAACAACAAGTTGGGGTGAGGGGCCGCCGTACAATGCCTCCACGTTGTCCCATCTGCTCGCAGAGGAAGCCGGGTTCGCGTTGGCCATCAGCCGCGCCACCAGCGCCCGCCGATCCGAAGTATCAATTCGAGAACCTGAAACAGGAGGACGCGACGAAAGGGGTGCTGCATACCGCCGTCTCTCTGCAATAAAGCTGCCGccggtggcagcagcagcagtgttGCTGGTACTGCTGTAACCTTCCCGCGCCGTGCGTGTCTGTTCCTCGCGCATGCGCAGGCTGTCGCGAAGCCGTTCCCTCTGGTCACGAACGTTCCCAAGGAGATCGTCAACGGCACGAGAAACGCTCGCGCTACGGTCTCGTGTTCTCGTGGCACCAGGAGTCAAGGATGATCGTGAGCCTCGCTCAGCCCATGGGGATCTGCTGGTGCCCACTCCGTTGCCCGCTCCGCTCCCAGCACCAGTACCagtccccgtccccgtccccgtccccgatCCGCTACCGGTACCGCTTTCATTGGCACCGCCGCTGTTCGATGTTGCCCTCGGAAAACTGGTCGACGACCCCCACCGTTCAGAGGCCCGCCGGCCACCCTCCACTGCTTCTAGGGCCACCATCTCACGCCTTCGGCTACCTTGAATGGCTTCCAGAACAACCGTCTCTTCAGGTGTTAGTGGTATGTTGTATCTCTCCAATGCTTCTCGTACATCTGGTCTCCGGCCCTGCCGCTCGCCAGCCAAGTCCAGGGTGCTGGAAAAGTTAGAAAGGATGTCACCTCTCTCACGCCGGAATTCCTCAATCAGACGAGGGTCAATAGTGTCTCGGTCCATCACCGGCAAGTGCTCAAAGTCATCGTCCTGGTCCAGGTACAGAATCTGCCTCTTGTCAAACCCGGTACGAATGTCTGCGATGCCTACCCTGCCCCGGTCCTCGGTCCAAGCCAGCAGATCGATAGGGCCTGGCGCAAACGCCATATCACGCACGGCACCAAAGTCCTGGTTTGGTCGTGACGTGGTAAAAACAGCGCATACGGGATCGGCGGCTGCTACATCGAGTGCCGCCACATCGAATACTGAGATGGTTCCGTACTGGGTTCCCACCGCAAGGTATCTACCAGTACCCGAGAAACACAGCGCAAAACTGCCCCTGTTGTTCTGTTAGTACACACTCAAAGGCTCATGAATAAGGTTGGGTCTCGACCTGTTGTCTGATCGGTCATCCTTGCTCTGGCTCTCCAACTGAATCTTTCTACATGGCGTCCACTCGTACAGCGGCTGGCCCGaaatggagaaggagatgccTGCGGCTTGTgacttcttcaacctcctcttgtGGATATAAAGATAGGGGTCGTCGCTAATGGCACACAGAAGCTGTCCGTCCGGGGAAATGACGGCGCGGTTCATAAAGTCGGGGTACTTGATTTCGTCGAGTGTCTCCATGTTACACAGACTGGCAACAATAACGGTGCTATCGTTGTTGGCCAGAACGGCAACGCTATCGTCGTAAGCCCCCTTGCATGGCTTTTGCAATGTAGGTGTGAACCATAGAGTGATGCAGTTCACCCTATCTTTGCCACAATGCCTGCTCCGAGCCACTGAATTTTTGCCAGCATTCGCTCGGGTTGATCGGGACATGTCCAGCGGCGTCCCAGCAGCTCGGTCGCGCAGATGTAGTTCGAGGATTGTTTCGATATCGTCTTCGGCGCAAGGCTCGTCGACCCGGAAGGCACTGAAGGCGCCCTTCTCGCCTCCACAGCAGATCCAGCCATTGCGCGCTACCAGACACCTAGGTGGGAACGACAACCGTTTGACCGTCTCGGATTCGCCAGTCGTGGTGTTTAATCGTTGAACTGTTATGTGCCGCTCCCCCGCCACCAGCGGAAAGAAGACGGCATCTTGACCATGGACTCCAATGAGGGATCGCAATTGCCAATGCCTAGGATGTGCACAGTTGTATTAGACAGGTAGGACAAGGGCTGCTTGGGAAAAAGACATTTGACATACTGCCACCGAACTGCAGTTCGATAGTGTCGTCGGGGCTTTGCTTGGATAAGATGCTCGGTGGAGTTGTAACTGCGGTTGCAGCCATCAGGTTAGCCATCGTCAAGCGCATTGTAGGTGTGTATTGGAGTTTGCCCTTACCCGTCGCGAGTGACAGCCATGGTTGCCGATGTCTTGGCGAGGATGTGCTACGGTAATGCGAACCATCAaatggggtggtgggcgaTTTGGAAAAGCAAAGCAAAAGCAAGTGTCGCTGGCGATAATGGACAAGGTTGGGAGAGGCCTCTCAGACGACAGTCGTCATTGTCGAGAAGGCGGAGTAATTGCTTGGGTACGGGGTGGCTCGAGTGGTAAAAGGCAAAGTTGAGAGGTCGAGGTCTGAACTGCTTGCAAGCTTAATGTTGCGTGccgcttgctgctggtgctgctgcttgtgCCTGTTGCTGCGTCGCGTAAAGTATAAAGGCCCCTCGCCACAATAGGTACAACTGACTGGAAGAAAGGCAAGCCCCACAAAGATGAGGGacggctggctgggctggtcTTGGAGGACAGACAATAGGTATtaataatgatgatgagaagaagatatACAACTATGGCTTCTTCAAATACAGAGTACTAATATTCTTTGGTTGCTGGCAAAAGTCCGCAATCACCGTTCACAGGGCTAAGTACAACTGTGACGCAATCACCACCTTGGATGGTCTCCGCCTGAAACGCTGCCGACAAAACAATTGATTGCGGGCTCGGACCAACAGCAGACGAAACCTCGGGGCTGCGATTGATCTCCACCGTTCTCCCGACTGCCGTGGACAAGGCTCCATTGCGGGTGAGCGGCTTCGGAAGGTGACCCCAGTCAGCCCGGCCCTGATGGTGAAAAGCGAGCGCCGTGCCGAAAAACAGATGGGTATCACCGGTATCACCGGACCTTGTCCGCAACAGcttgcttctcctccacacTGAAACTGAGAAACTGAGAGGGTAATCTCCAGCACCGGGATGGCAATCACGGCGGTTTCATATACCaacgaaaacaaaaaaaaaaaaaaacaaaaaaaaaagttctGCGTCAAATGACTTGAAGAATAATTACACAATGGCTCGTCACGTGTCTCGCCGCCTGGTCCTCGTCTCCCCGGCTTCACGCGGGGGCATTTTCTCTGGAAATGGTCCGTGCTTTGCGGGTCCACCCGCTAGGCCGTGGGCGCTCTGCGAAATTTCCAACGCCTTCCAAGGTTCGATGACCGTGCTGCTCGAATTTTTTTGCCCAGTACAAAAgaccttgccttgccttgccgtcttttttccctcctccctgttccccatcatcaatccaTACCCTCCCCCGCCGTCTAGTTTTTGCTTTCTGTTTCCTTCCCATCCCGTTCTCACAGGTTGTTTTGAATTGGATTCCTCAAGATGATGTCCACTCGTCTTTCCCGCGCTGTAAGTAACCCCGCATCATCCGGATATCTGCTCATCGCAAAGCTCCAAACTGCTTCCCAAGAGCTCGAACCGCCCGCGCCAGACCACGAATTGTGCTGACCAGCCATGAATACAGCTTCCCAGAGCTTCCACAGTAGCTGCCCGTGCGGGTATGCTCAGGAGGACACCCGCCTTTGCCCAGAGGCGGTACGAGTCCACagaggagaaggtcaagggtGCCGTCATCGGTATCGATCTTGGTGAGTTTTTTCTCCTCCCCGACGGCTACGTCAGCAAACGGTCATGGATGCTAACAATGCGACTCTCTAGGCACAACAAACTCTGC belongs to Podospora bellae-mahoneyi strain CBS 112042 chromosome 6, whole genome shotgun sequence and includes:
- a CDS encoding hypothetical protein (EggNog:ENOG503P11F; COG:S), translated to MAVTRDGYNSTEHLIQAKPRRHYRTAVRWQHWQLRSLIGVHGQDAVFFPLVAGERHITVQRLNTTTGESETVKRLSFPPRCLVARNGWICCGGEKGAFSAFRVDEPCAEDDIETILELHLRDRAAGTPLDMSRSTRANAGKNSVARSRHCGKDRVNCITLWFTPTLQKPCKGAYDDSVAVLANNDSTVIVASLCNMETLDEIKYPDFMNRAVISPDGQLLCAISDDPYLYIHKRRLKKSQAAGISFSISGQPLYEWTPCRKIQLESQSKDDRSDNRGSFALCFSGTGRYLAVGTQYGTISVFDVAALDVAAADPVCAVFTTSRPNQDFGAVRDMAFAPGPIDLLAWTEDRGRVGIADIRTGFDKRQILYLDQDDDFEHLPVMDRDTIDPRLIEEFRRERGDILSNFSSTLDLAGERQGRRPDVREALERYNIPLTPEETVVLEAIQGSRRREMVALEAVEGGRRASERWGSSTSFPRATSNSGGANESGTGSGSGTGTGTGTGTGAGSGAGNGVGTSRSPWAERGSRSSLTPGATRTRDRSASVSRAVDDLLGNVRDQRERLRDSLRMREEQTRTAREGYSSTSNTAAAATGGSFIAERRRYAAPLSSRPPVSGSRIDTSDRRALVARLMANANPASSASRWDNVEALYGGPSPQLVVSLLTAADVPTTSSSEDAPFTDLQRRIRAAYLMRELEESPTRRMFGSIVPSHIRPEPYDTAGLSWSEDGEVLFVGAESGVYEFHINKLSRKLFPSIEFR